The following proteins are encoded in a genomic region of Oscillospiraceae bacterium:
- a CDS encoding YlmC/YmxH family sporulation protein, whose protein sequence is MISSFYELRDKDVVNVNNGERLGRICDIDIDLETARVCALILPGKCRCLGLFGREDDITIAWNEITLIGEDVILVNKCMPPCDNRRCKSPRID, encoded by the coding sequence ATGATCAGCAGTTTTTACGAGTTGCGCGATAAGGACGTTGTCAATGTCAACAACGGGGAACGGTTGGGACGCATCTGCGATATCGACATTGATCTGGAGACAGCACGGGTATGTGCGCTGATATTACCGGGAAAATGCCGCTGTCTGGGGCTTTTCGGCCGTGAAGATGACATCACAATCGCATGGAATGAGATCACTTTAATCGGCGAGGACGTCATTTTGGTTAATAAATGTATGCCGCCGTGCGATAATAGGCGCTGTAAAAGCCCGCGTATTGACTAA
- a CDS encoding ABC transporter ATP-binding protein, translated as MKPTVGEHLPKGRMSEYEKKKRRHTLRRLLRYFKYSPWLTVGALLLAVVSNITVTLKPFILERVIDQNLMTGLNDYNALIKWAGLYFAVIVLGFGISYVQSIALASLGQRIMHKMRVSLFDKIQNMSMRFFDKNASGSILTRVSSDVESLSDLFSNVIISLVSDFLLVVNVLVMMFLMDVKLAFSSLVILPLVLAIALLYRFIARRIFIRIKAQLSRMNGFLAENIIGMRIVQMFGSQSKKYEQYDGLAKGYYKLSMMDMLLRSLSNPLLGLIGNISIGILIILYAKDVFAGVLLVGVLHAFTSYIKQFINPISRIAEQFTNIQSSLISAERIFDIMDNRDDVEDIESGDKVTEVRGEIEFKHVWFAYDEENWVLKDVSFKVFPGQTLAIVGDTGSGKTTVISLLARFYKIQKGEILIDGKNIETINLSSLRRLVAVVMQDVFLFSGDIGYNIRLNEESISDEDVDRAVRTVHANDFIQSLPCGIQSSVSERGCTFSAGQRQLIAFARAVAFEPRILVLDEATANIDSATEAALQDALTEASSKRTSIVIAHRISTIMSSDMILVMRYGEIIQRGTHTQLIAEGGHYADLCRAGQNSTYRPESTEG; from the coding sequence ATGAAGCCCACTGTCGGTGAACACCTTCCGAAAGGCCGCATGAGCGAATACGAGAAGAAAAAACGACGCCATACGCTCCGACGGCTGTTGAGGTATTTTAAATATTCTCCCTGGCTCACAGTGGGCGCATTGCTGCTTGCCGTCGTCTCCAACATCACCGTCACGTTAAAGCCCTTTATTCTCGAACGTGTCATCGACCAAAACCTGATGACGGGTCTGAACGATTATAACGCGCTGATAAAATGGGCGGGGCTGTATTTTGCTGTGATCGTGCTCGGCTTTGGGATCTCCTATGTCCAGTCCATCGCGTTAGCATCACTCGGGCAGCGCATTATGCATAAGATGCGTGTTTCGCTGTTCGATAAGATTCAAAACATGTCAATGCGCTTTTTCGATAAAAATGCTTCGGGCAGTATCCTGACGCGCGTTTCCTCCGACGTTGAGTCGCTGTCCGACCTGTTTTCCAACGTCATCATCAGTTTGGTGAGTGATTTTCTGTTGGTGGTCAATGTCTTGGTCATGATGTTTCTGATGGATGTGAAACTGGCTTTTTCAAGTTTGGTCATTTTACCGCTCGTACTCGCCATCGCCCTGCTTTACCGATTCATTGCACGCAGAATCTTTATTCGCATCAAAGCCCAACTCTCACGAATGAACGGATTTTTGGCCGAGAACATCATCGGTATGCGTATTGTACAGATGTTCGGCAGCCAGAGCAAAAAATATGAACAATATGACGGGCTCGCCAAAGGATATTACAAACTCAGCATGATGGATATGCTGCTGCGCTCGCTGTCGAACCCGCTGCTCGGACTGATCGGCAATATTTCAATCGGCATTTTGATCATCCTGTATGCAAAGGATGTGTTTGCGGGGGTTTTGCTCGTCGGTGTTCTGCACGCGTTTACTTCTTATATTAAACAGTTTATCAATCCGATCTCCCGCATCGCCGAACAGTTCACCAATATCCAGTCTTCATTGATCTCGGCGGAACGTATTTTCGATATCATGGACAATAGGGACGATGTTGAAGATATCGAGTCGGGCGATAAAGTGACCGAGGTTCGGGGAGAGATCGAATTTAAACACGTCTGGTTTGCCTATGACGAGGAAAATTGGGTGCTGAAAGACGTCTCCTTCAAGGTGTTTCCGGGCCAGACGCTGGCCATTGTCGGCGATACGGGCAGCGGCAAAACCACCGTAATCTCATTGCTTGCGCGGTTTTATAAGATTCAAAAAGGCGAAATTCTGATCGACGGCAAGAACATCGAGACCATCAATCTCTCATCGCTGCGGCGGTTGGTTGCGGTTGTGATGCAGGATGTTTTCCTGTTCTCCGGCGATATCGGCTATAACATCCGCCTTAATGAGGAGAGCATTTCTGATGAGGATGTCGACAGGGCGGTTCGGACGGTTCACGCCAATGATTTCATCCAATCGCTGCCGTGCGGCATTCAAAGCTCGGTATCGGAGCGCGGCTGTACTTTCTCCGCCGGACAGCGGCAGTTGATCGCCTTTGCCAGAGCCGTGGCGTTTGAACCGCGCATTCTGGTTTTGGACGAGGCGACCGCGAACATCGACTCCGCTACCGAGGCGGCCTTGCAGGACGCACTGACCGAGGCCTCAAGCAAGCGAACGAGCATCGTCATCGCCCACCGCATCAGTACCATCATGTCCAGTGATATGATATTGGTCATGCGGTATGGTGAGATCATTCAACGCGGCACCCATACCCAGTTGATCGCCGAGGGCGGGCATTATGCCGATCTGTGCCGGGCAGGACAAAATTCCACATACAGGCCGGAATCGACCGAGGGTTAA
- a CDS encoding ABC transporter ATP-binding protein → MVRSVNSKSIIKSVFQKNWISYFIGIVLAGGTSYLSAQIPGLLGDAVNALSDGNNDFNAVKTAAILMIAAASGAFAARFIWRFLIIGTTRKIELNLRMGLFGHLQSQSGDFYVKYNTGDIITRSISDINAVRMMFGVGLVGIINTAVTTVVSVTYMVNAVDWTLTLAAVVPLPILAFGLTKLRFTIRKRFKRAQEAVSDLNAKTQENITGIRVVKAYAQEKSETETFSRLSKRKWASEMAMVRVSALIGPSTALVFGIVFSVFLMVGGRMVIDGTMNLGQYVAFNGYLALVVEPMNMISRIMTVWQRGRVSMGRLDQLFNEKPSVNDEKADKTITELEAGQLEVRDLTFSYPNTDKSSLKDVNFSVRQGQLLAVMGVTGSGKTTLANLILRLWPLEDGKVFLDGIDINQIPILTMRKYAAFVPQDSFLFSDTIAENIAFFDEDVTDEQVREAAKLACVDENIMAQPDGYDTVVGERGMTLSGGQKQRISIARALVRNPRLLLLDDCLSAVDAATEQAILKNLTDARGERITVFITHRISAAMAADNILLFNKDGSVAGIGSHEQLLRTNKAYNDLIELIKSRERGGDIR, encoded by the coding sequence TTGGTAAGATCAGTGAACAGTAAATCAATTATAAAAAGCGTATTTCAAAAAAATTGGATATCCTATTTTATCGGCATCGTTTTGGCGGGCGGTACGTCCTATCTGAGTGCCCAGATACCCGGCCTTTTAGGTGATGCCGTCAATGCGCTTTCGGACGGAAATAACGATTTTAACGCCGTTAAAACCGCAGCGATTCTGATGATCGCAGCAGCATCCGGGGCTTTTGCCGCACGGTTCATTTGGCGGTTTTTGATCATCGGGACCACGCGAAAAATCGAATTGAATCTGCGTATGGGGTTGTTCGGACATCTCCAAAGCCAGTCTGGCGACTTTTACGTCAAATATAACACCGGTGATATTATCACGCGCTCCATTTCGGATATCAACGCCGTTCGCATGATGTTCGGTGTCGGACTTGTTGGAATTATCAACACTGCTGTCACCACCGTCGTATCTGTTACATACATGGTCAATGCGGTGGATTGGACACTGACGCTTGCGGCGGTGGTGCCGCTGCCGATTTTGGCATTCGGATTGACCAAATTGCGCTTTACCATCCGCAAACGTTTTAAAAGGGCACAGGAGGCGGTCTCCGACCTGAACGCAAAGACCCAGGAGAATATCACCGGCATCCGGGTGGTCAAGGCCTATGCACAGGAAAAAAGCGAGACCGAGACCTTTTCCCGATTGAGTAAACGCAAGTGGGCCAGCGAAATGGCGATGGTGCGCGTTTCGGCGTTGATCGGTCCTTCGACCGCGTTGGTATTCGGCATCGTGTTCTCGGTGTTTTTAATGGTCGGCGGGAGAATGGTCATCGACGGCACGATGAATTTGGGTCAGTATGTGGCGTTTAACGGTTATCTGGCGTTGGTCGTGGAGCCGATGAATATGATCAGCCGGATTATGACGGTTTGGCAGAGAGGCCGGGTCTCGATGGGCCGGCTTGATCAGCTGTTCAATGAAAAACCCAGTGTCAACGACGAGAAAGCAGACAAGACCATCACGGAATTGGAAGCCGGGCAGCTTGAAGTTCGCGATCTCACTTTTAGTTATCCCAATACCGATAAATCTTCGCTTAAAGACGTCAATTTCAGTGTCAGGCAGGGCCAACTTTTGGCGGTAATGGGCGTAACCGGCAGCGGGAAAACCACACTGGCCAATTTGATTTTACGTCTGTGGCCGCTTGAGGACGGCAAGGTCTTCCTTGACGGCATCGATATCAATCAAATTCCGATTTTGACGATGCGTAAATACGCCGCTTTTGTCCCGCAGGACAGTTTCTTGTTCTCTGACACGATCGCCGAAAACATCGCGTTCTTTGACGAGGATGTGACCGACGAGCAGGTGCGGGAGGCGGCCAAACTGGCCTGTGTGGATGAAAATATTATGGCGCAGCCGGACGGTTATGACACCGTCGTCGGCGAACGCGGTATGACGCTTTCGGGCGGTCAGAAACAGCGTATCTCGATTGCGCGGGCGTTGGTTCGCAACCCGCGGCTGCTGTTGCTCGACGACTGCCTTTCAGCCGTGGATGCAGCCACCGAACAGGCAATTTTAAAAAATCTGACCGATGCGCGCGGCGAGCGGATCACCGTGTTCATCACACACCGTATCAGTGCGGCAATGGCCGCCGACAACATTCTGCTGTTCAACAAGGACGGCAGCGTGGCCGGCATCGGCAGCCACGAACAGCTTTTACGCACAAATAAGGCCTATAACGACCTGATCGAACTGATCAAATCCCGAGAGCGGGGAGGTGATATCCGATGA
- a CDS encoding DUF2804 domain-containing protein: protein MERHLTDIGPVLDKDGRPVPGYSTKSVLRYDRKAIKAPPWRIKEWDFYQITDDQICLQFTIGHASYAGQVLLMAFDFSKGEKLFECGTLLPLPFGSLNMPPDAEKDAVLSWGKGSRVMSFETKNDVRTLHCVWDDVRADVKLTRKNPNALVINIPFSEKPTEFYYNHKINCMTAEGGFTYSGKEYQFGDRAFGLLDWGRGVWPFSNEWYWSSGTGIVNGEIFGFNLGCGFGNTSAATENILFYAGEAHKIGPVAFELGEKYMQPWRLHDREDRVDLTLTPSYDRTTKTKMLWIDNECHQMFGKFAGSVVLNDGQKIVIDNLYSFAEFARNHW from the coding sequence ATGGAAAGACATTTGACCGACATCGGTCCCGTCCTCGACAAGGACGGAAGACCCGTTCCGGGTTACAGCACGAAGAGTGTGCTTCGTTATGACCGAAAGGCCATCAAAGCCCCGCCGTGGCGAATCAAGGAGTGGGATTTTTACCAGATCACCGATGATCAAATTTGCCTGCAGTTTACCATCGGCCACGCCTCCTATGCCGGTCAGGTGTTGCTCATGGCTTTCGACTTCTCTAAAGGCGAAAAGCTGTTTGAATGCGGAACGCTGCTGCCGCTGCCGTTCGGTTCCCTGAATATGCCGCCTGACGCGGAGAAAGACGCCGTTTTATCCTGGGGAAAGGGCAGCCGCGTCATGAGTTTTGAGACGAAGAACGATGTGCGTACACTGCACTGCGTCTGGGACGATGTGCGCGCCGACGTCAAGCTCACCCGGAAAAATCCCAACGCACTCGTCATCAATATCCCCTTTTCGGAAAAGCCGACGGAGTTTTATTATAATCACAAGATCAATTGTATGACCGCCGAGGGTGGTTTTACATATAGCGGAAAAGAATATCAATTCGGAGACCGGGCGTTCGGATTGCTCGACTGGGGCAGGGGTGTATGGCCGTTTTCAAACGAATGGTATTGGAGCAGCGGCACCGGGATTGTCAACGGCGAGATCTTTGGATTCAATCTCGGCTGCGGGTTCGGCAATACCTCCGCAGCAACCGAAAACATCCTGTTTTACGCAGGAGAAGCCCATAAAATCGGCCCCGTGGCTTTTGAACTCGGAGAGAAATATATGCAGCCCTGGCGGCTGCACGACCGGGAGGATAGGGTGGATTTGACCCTGACGCCGTCCTATGACCGCACAACAAAGACAAAAATGCTCTGGATCGACAACGAATGCCATCAGATGTTCGGTAAGTTTGCCGGAAGCGTTGTGTTAAACGACGGGCAAAAGATTGTGATAGACAATTTGTATTCGTTTGCGGAATTTGCAAGAAATCATTGGTAA
- a CDS encoding MATE family efflux transporter, translating to MSCKSFVKRLFDPKCMVKPELVEGELPDTKTAYSTFIKLALPAVVELMLISLISVIDTAMVSSLGEAAITAVGLTTQPTFVLLALFIALNVGVTAVIARRKGEQRQEDANTVLRMALLLALVLGAVMSMVAIFFGRWFMELSGAKADTIENSTIYFQIINSVLMFRALTLAITSAQRGIGNTKISMRINLTANVVNVIFNFLLINGHLGFPALGVKGAAIATSIGNMVGFVLAVISLLPKDGYLRLRWHQSWRINKDALSAIGKVSGNAVLEQMVLRFGFFMFARVVAELGTMVFATHQIGMQALNLSFTFADGLGVGATTLVGQYLGAKRADIAAVYGRVAQRIAMAGSLLIMILFASLGKFWVMLFSQDPEVIALGAIIMIIAGVSVPLQTSTVVSAGSLRGAGDTKYVAYVMLFSVGIIRPLLGYVFALALGWGLIGAWMSLLIDLSIRLTLTYRRFSSGKWSTIKV from the coding sequence TTGTCTTGTAAATCCTTTGTAAAACGGTTGTTTGATCCGAAATGTATGGTAAAGCCGGAACTCGTTGAGGGTGAACTTCCGGATACAAAAACCGCCTATTCAACTTTTATAAAACTCGCCCTGCCCGCAGTGGTCGAATTGATGTTGATTTCGTTGATTTCGGTCATCGACACCGCAATGGTCAGTTCTCTGGGTGAGGCAGCTATCACCGCTGTCGGACTCACGACACAGCCCACGTTTGTTTTACTGGCACTGTTTATCGCCCTGAACGTCGGTGTCACCGCCGTCATCGCAAGGCGAAAAGGCGAACAGCGTCAAGAAGATGCCAACACGGTTTTACGGATGGCGCTGCTGCTTGCGTTGGTTTTGGGCGCGGTTATGTCGATGGTCGCAATCTTTTTCGGCCGTTGGTTTATGGAACTGTCCGGTGCCAAGGCGGATACCATTGAAAACAGCACGATTTATTTTCAAATTATCAATTCGGTCTTGATGTTCCGGGCGCTCACTCTGGCAATCACTTCGGCACAGCGCGGTATCGGTAATACAAAAATTTCAATGCGCATCAACCTGACCGCCAACGTAGTCAACGTCATTTTTAACTTTTTGCTCATCAACGGGCATCTGGGCTTTCCGGCACTCGGCGTCAAAGGCGCTGCAATCGCAACTTCAATCGGCAATATGGTCGGATTTGTTCTTGCCGTCATCTCTCTGCTGCCAAAAGACGGCTATCTGCGTCTGAGATGGCATCAGAGCTGGAGAATCAATAAAGACGCCCTTTCCGCCATCGGCAAAGTCAGCGGAAATGCGGTGCTAGAGCAGATGGTGCTGCGATTTGGATTTTTTATGTTTGCACGCGTCGTCGCCGAACTCGGCACAATGGTATTTGCAACCCACCAGATCGGCATGCAGGCACTCAACCTCTCCTTTACGTTTGCAGACGGCCTCGGGGTCGGCGCAACAACGCTGGTCGGCCAATACCTAGGGGCAAAACGGGCGGATATTGCCGCGGTTTACGGACGGGTCGCCCAACGCATCGCCATGGCCGGTTCGCTGCTGATCATGATTCTGTTCGCTTCACTGGGTAAGTTCTGGGTGATGTTGTTTTCCCAAGATCCCGAAGTCATCGCGCTCGGCGCTATCATTATGATTATCGCGGGGGTCTCGGTGCCGCTTCAGACCTCGACGGTGGTCTCGGCGGGCAGTTTACGCGGTGCGGGCGACACCAAATACGTCGCTTACGTCATGCTGTTCTCGGTGGGTATCATCCGTCCGCTGCTCGGTTATGTCTTCGCATTGGCACTCGGTTGGGGCTTAATCGGCGCATGGATGTCGCTGCTGATTGATCTGAGCATCCGCCTGACACTGACCTATCGGCGGTTTTCGAGCGGAAAATGGTCGACGATCAAAGTATAA
- a CDS encoding sugar phosphate isomerase/epimerase produces the protein MYFRIGVRGHDYGRSTPRELAQAIKNAGFCSTQLAISKGITGMEQDIGRLTPGLCYEINQAFSEANVELAVIGCYIEPVHPDEDTRRLHLHRFKEHLLYARAMGGLVVGTETTLYRAEESGREKAFQTLLKSIGELVEEAEKCGAIVGVEPVAAHTLNSPELAARLLEIIGSNHLQIIFDPVNLINTPELVRNHDDLLDRCFDAFGERIMALHCKDITVDQDGNMKETLLGKGMVNYDKLSGYLKARRPGLGLLREGADPATADIDIAFLKSKFETV, from the coding sequence ATGTATTTCAGAATCGGCGTACGCGGTCACGATTACGGCCGCAGCACCCCGCGCGAACTCGCGCAGGCCATCAAGAACGCGGGCTTTTGCAGCACCCAACTGGCGATTTCGAAGGGAATCACCGGCATGGAGCAGGATATCGGACGCCTAACGCCCGGACTCTGTTATGAGATCAATCAGGCTTTTTCAGAGGCAAACGTCGAGCTTGCTGTCATCGGCTGCTACATCGAACCGGTACACCCTGACGAGGACACACGCCGTCTGCATCTGCACCGCTTTAAGGAGCACCTGCTGTATGCCCGTGCGATGGGCGGACTGGTGGTCGGAACCGAGACCACGCTTTACAGAGCCGAGGAGAGCGGCCGTGAAAAGGCTTTCCAGACATTATTGAAAAGCATCGGCGAACTCGTGGAGGAGGCCGAGAAATGCGGTGCGATTGTCGGCGTTGAGCCGGTTGCCGCACATACGTTGAATTCCCCCGAATTGGCGGCACGACTGCTCGAAATCATCGGCAGCAATCATCTGCAGATCATCTTTGATCCGGTCAATCTGATTAACACGCCCGAATTGGTACGCAATCACGACGACCTGCTGGACCGCTGTTTTGACGCATTCGGCGAACGCATTATGGCGCTTCATTGCAAGGATATCACAGTCGACCAAGACGGGAATATGAAAGAGACCCTGCTTGGCAAAGGCATGGTCAACTATGATAAGCTTTCGGGTTACCTGAAAGCCCGCCGCCCCGGTCTTGGGCTGCTGCGCGAAGGCGCGGATCCGGCGACCGCGGATATTGACATCGCCTTTTTGAAATCGAAGTTCGAGACTGTGTAA